The Dietzia sp. ANT_WB102 region ACGTCGAGGCGACCACGGCCTACCCGATCGCGGAGACGACGGCGACGGCGGAGTCCGAAAGAGGCGCTAGTCGCCGCAATTCGCGACGTCGCGTCTCCACATGGTCCGATACCCCCACCGCCGGCGAGACCGTGGAGATGCCGCGCCCCTCGCGGACTCCTGCCGAACCGGAAGCGGCTCCGGATCCGGCCGATCTCCCACAGGCCGATCTCGCGCCGGGTCGGGCACGCCCGAAGAGCACTCCACGCAAGGCCGAGGTCCCCTCCGAGGGCAGCGGGGCGGAGCCGGACACCGAGTCTCCGGCGACCACGCCCTCCCGGGCGGCCACCGCCCCCGCGCGGGCAACCGCCACCACCTCGGTGGACACCGCCGCGGTTCCGCAGACCAACACTCCGTCAACCCACACCGCCGCGGAGAGCGACGCGGAGCGGCTCGATTCCCAGACGCAGTTGCTCAGCGGTGTGGACTACGCCCTGCCACCCGTGACCCTGCTCACGGCCGGCGACCCGCCTAAGGCGCGCAGCGAATCCAACGACCAGATGATCGAGGCCATCCAGGGCGTCCTCGAGCAGTTCAAGATTGACGCGGCCGTGACAGGATTCACCCGCGGTCCGACCGTGACCCGGTACGAGGTCGAACTGGGGCCCGGCGTAAAGGTCGAGAAGATCACCGCCCTGCACCGCAATATCGCGTACGCGGTCGCCACGGACAACGTGCGTCTGCTCGCACCGATCCCCGGCAAGTCTGCCGTCGGCATCGAGGTGCCGAACCTCGACCGCGAACTGGTGCGACTGGCCGACGTGCTGACCGACCCCAAGACCGCGAGTAAGCACAACCCGATGCTCATCGGGTTGGGCAAGGATATCGAGGGCGACTTCGTCACCGCAGACCTGGCCAAGATGCCGCACCTGCTGGTTGCCGGGTCGACCGGCTCGGGCAAGTCGAGCTTCGTCAACTCGATGCTGGTCTCCCTGCTCACGAGGGCGACTCCGGACGAGGTCCGCCTGATCCTCATCGACCCCAAGATGGTGGAACTCACGCCGTACGAGGGTATCCCGCACCTCATCACGCCGATCATCACGCAGCCAAAGAAGGCCGCGGCGGCGCTGGCGTGGCTCGTCGAGGAGATGGAGCAGCGTTACCAGGACATGAAGTCCACTCGCGTGCGTCACATCACCGACTTCAACGACCGTGTGAAGTCGGGTGTCATCACCACGCCACCCGGCAGTGAACGGGTCTACCGCCCGTACCCGTACATCGTCGCGGTGGTGGACGAGTTGGCGGACCTGATGATGACTGCACCGCGCGACATCGAAGATGCGATCGTTCGGATCACCCAGAAGGCGCGCGCTGCCGGCATCCACCTCGTCCTGGCCACGCAGCGCCCGTCGGTCGACGTGGTGACCGGTCTCATCAAGACCAATGTCCCGTCGCGTCTGGCGTTCGCAACCTCCTCGCTCACCGACTCCCGGGTCATCCTGGACCAGGCCGGGGCCGAGAAGCTCATCGGGATGGGAGACGGGCTGTTCATCCCGATGGGGGCCTCACGCCCAATCCGCATGCAAGGCGCCTTCATCACCGATGAGGAGATCCACGAGGTCGTCGATTACGCCAAGAACCAGGCCGAGCCCGAGTACGACGAGTCGATCACGGCGGACAAGGACGGCGGCAAGAAGGACATCGACGCCGACATCGGCGACGACCTCGACGACCTGCTCGCTGCCGTGGAGCTTGTGGTTTCCAGCCAGTTCGGTTCGACCTCGATGCTCCAGCGCAAGCTCCGCGTCGGCTTCGCTAAGGCCGGTCGACTCATGGACCTCATGGAATCGCGAGACATCGTGGGACCCTCCGAGGGCTCGAAGGCCCGCGACGTCCTGGTCAAGCCGGAGGAACTTCCCTCGGTGCTCTGGATGATCAAGGGCGGGACCCCGCCGGAAGAAGAGCCGGGCGACGATCCTGCGGAACTACAGACCCAGGCCGAGACTTCGGTGGGCTGACGGTCAGGAGAGGGCGCCGAAAACCGGAGACCATTCCCGGACCGTGATCTTTGAGACCATTCCGCGCAGACAGTGGGGGTCGTCGTTGACGAGCGATCGCGCGGCCTCGCGGTCGTCGGCTTCTACGAGTAGCAACGCCCCGGACCCGTCGACGAACGGTCCGACCGACCTGATGGAACCATCCTCGACACGGCGGACCAGCCACTCGCGGTGGGCGGGTTTGTTGGCCTCGCGCTGTACGGTCTGGGTGGCCTCGTAACGGTAGGTGACTGCGAAGAGCGGCATCGTTGTTCTCCCAGGGCGTCAGTGTTGGGGGTGCGTCGCAATCAAGGGTATTACCGCCCGCCTCGCTAAGGTGAGGGGGTGACTGCCTCCACGCGCGAAGACGGACGTCCCACCGACCAGGTCCCTGTACTCAACATCGCGAACATACTCACGGTGCTGCGGATACTGCTGGTGCCCGTCTTCGTGGTGCTGTTCTTCGTCGCCGATGCCCAGGAGCCGTGGTGGCGGGTAGGTGCATTCACCATCTTCGCGGTGGCGATGTTCACTGACTATGTCGACGGCTACTTGGCACGCAAGCTGGGTTTGGTGACGGATTTCGGAAAAATCGCCGACCCAATCGCTGATAAGGCGCTCATTTCCGCCGCCCTGATTTCGCTCTCCCTGGTGGGCGAGCTGTACTGGTGGATCACCGTGGTGATCCTGGTCCGCGAGGTGGGCATCACGCTGTGGCGATTGTTCGGCGTGGACTACGTGGTGGCCGCGAGCAGGGGCGGCAAGCTCAAGACTCTTACGCAGACGGTCGGCGCGGGGATGCTCATCCTCCCTCTGCCGCACTGGGTGTGGCCGGTGGAGTGGGTCGTGGTCGGGACGGCCGTCGTGCTCACCGTCTACACGGGAATCGACTATCTGGCCAAGGCACGTCAGGCCGCTCGCACCGGAGCTTGATCACTGTGGCCTCCTACGACCTGCCGTCGCCACAGGCACTCGCCGCCGTCACCGCGCTGCGAAATCGCGGGTGGACCATCGCCACCGCCGAATCCCTCACCGCCGGGCTGCTCGCGGCGACGATCGCCGATGTCCCGGGAGCGAGCGCCGTCCTGCGTGGCGGATTGATTGTCTACTCCACGCATCTCAAACACGATCTCGCAGGCGTGCCGTCTAAGGTCCTCGAGCGGCACGGGGCTGTGTCCGCGGAGACTGCCCGCGCGTTGGCGCTGGGGGCGGCACAGCGTTGCGACGCCGACGTAGGTGTGGGCCTGACGGGCGTGGCGGGACCGGAGCCACAGGAGGGCAGGCCGGTGGGGACCGTTCACGTGGGCTTGTCGGTGCCCGGCCGGGAACCGTGGTCAGTGACACTGTCGTTGGCCGGCGACCGTAGCCGAGTCCGCCACTCGGCGTGTGATGCGGCGTTGCAGCTCATCGTCGCGTCGGCGACTGGGGAGGGGACTCGATGACGACGACGGGAACGAATCCGGGAGGCGATGCGTTGTACGGGATGATGCCGAACATCCAGATGACCACCCTGCCCAGACCGGACCAGCCCGGCGGTGCCCCGCTGCTGCGCGAGACGCTCGGGACCGTCCTGCGCGGACTGCGCGGGGAATCCGGTCGGACCCTGCGGGACGTAGCTGACGCCGCCCGTGTGAGTCCCGGGTACCTCTCGGAGATTGAGCGTGGTCGCAAGGAGGCCTCAAGTGAGTTGCTCGCGTCGATCTCGGGAGCGCTCGATGTCTCGCTTGGGGAGATCCTCATCCGCGCGGCGCTCGAGGTCTCCCCGCCCGGCACGTTCACCGAACCGGTTCTCGCGGCCTGACCATGCAGCATCACGCCCGGTGGTGGTACACGGGCGTTGTTCGGTACCGTTGAACAGACCCGTCGTCCGAATCGGCAGAAGGACACTACGCAGCGATGGCCAATCCGTTTACGAAGGCATGGCGCTACCTCATGGCGTTGTTCGATTCGAAGATCGACGAGAAAGCTGATCCCAAGGTCCAGATCCAGCAGGCGATCGCCGACGCTCAGCGCCAGCACCAGCAGCTCTCGCAACAGGCAGCCGCGGTCATCGGTAACCAGCGCCAGCTGGAGATGAAGCTCAACCGACAACTCGCGGAGATCGAGAAGCTTCAGGGCTCAACCCGCCAGGCGCTGCAGATGTCGGAGCAGGCACGCCAGAACGGCGACGCCGCGAAGGCCACAGAATACGAGAACGCCGCCGAGGCGTTCGCGGCCCAGCTCGTCACCGCCGAGCAGAGCGTGGAGGACCTCAAGGGTCTGCACGATCAGTCACTCCAGGCCGCAGCCCAGGCGAAGAAGGCCGTCGAGCAGAACGCGATGGTCCTCCAGCAGCGGGTGGCCGAGCGCACCAAGCTACTCAGCCAGCTGGAGCAGGCCAAGATGCAGGAGCAGGTCAGCGCCTCCCTGCAGTCGATGTCGGAGCTGTCCTCGGGCGGGAACACCCCGAGCTTGGATCAGGTCCGCGACAAGATCGAACGGCGTTACGCCAACGCACTCGGCTCGGCGGAGCTCGCCCAGAACTCCGTGCAGGGTCGGATGGTCGAGGTAGAGCAGGCGTCCACGCAGATGGCCGGCCACAGCCGCCTGGAGCAGATTCGTGCATCGATGCAGGCCGAGGGCGGGCAGCTTGGGTCCGGCGCTGGTAACGCCGGGCAGCTCGGCCAGGGTCAGGGCCAGCCGCAGTCGGCCCCGTCGACGCAGCAGCAGGCACAGACCGAACAGCAGTGATTTCGCAGCCACGGGCCGTCGGCGACCACGCCGGCGGCCCGTCGTCATCGGCGGGGGAGGGTAAGACGTGACTCTGACCGAATTCCGCGCACGCACCGCGGAGGCGTTCGGTGACCTCCGCGCCGACCACCTGATCAGGTCGCATCATCTCGCGGAGTGCGGCGGGCGAACCGCGCACGAGGCCATCGATGCGGGCTTGTCTGTCAAGCAGGTCTGGTTGGCTCTGTGCGTCGAATTCGACGTGCCCGAACAACTGCGCTAACCAAAGGTGTGCAGCGTGTCGGTCGACTTCGAACACCCGTTCGCCTACACTCGGTGCCATGTGATGGCGTGGCGAACCGTCCACAGGAAGCGCTCCCTCCACAGGGAAACGGTCACTGGGCCCGGGAAAAGCTTTCGTGTCGTACCCGGCCCGTAACGTCCGCAACTGAATCACCACCCAGACCGATCGGCCTGACGCCGGGGGTCGCGCACGAACGGAGAGCACCATGGCACCCAAGACCACTACCAAGTCAGGGACCAAGACGGGCGTGGCCCAGAACCGCGAGCAGGCGCTGGAACTGGCGTTGGCACAGATTGACAAGGCTTACGGCAAGGGTTCAGTCATGCGGCTGGGTGACGACAACCGGCCGCCGGTCCAGGTCATCCCCACTGGAGCGCTGTCGCTGGATGTGGCTCTGGGCGTGGGCGGGTTCCCCCGTGGGCGTGTCGTGGAGGTCTACGGCCCGGAGTCATCGGGTAAGACCACAGTCGCGCTGCACGCTGTGGCCAACGCCCAGGCGGCTGGCGGGATCGCGGCGTTCATCGACGCGGAGCACGCCCTGGATCCCGAATACGCGGGCAAACTCGGTGTGGACACGGATAATCTCATCGTCTCGCAGCCGGACACGGGTGAGCAGGCGCTGGAGATCGCGGACATGCTGGTCCGGTCCGGGTCGATCGACATCCTGGTCATCGACTCCGTGGCAGCGCTTGTGCCACGCGCTGAGATCGAAGGCGAGATGGGCGACAGTCACGTCGGCCTGCAGGCGCGTCTCATGAGCCAGGCCTTGCGCAAGATGACCGGCGCACTGCACAACACCGGAACCACTGCGATCTTCATCAACCAGCTGCGCGAGAAGATCGGCGTGATGTTCGGTTCGCCGGAGACCACCACCGGCGGTAAGGCACTGAAATTCTACGCGTCGGTACGTCTGGACGTGCGCCGTATCGAAACCCTCAAGGACGGTGCCGATGCGGTCGGTAACCGCACCAAGGTGAAGGTGGTCAAGAACAAGGTGGCCCCCCCGTTCAAGATCGCGGAGTTCGACATCCTCTACGGCGAGGGGATCAGCCGCGAGGGTTCGCTTATCGACATGGGTGTGGACAATGGCTTCATCAAGAAGTCGGGTTCCTGGTTCACCTACGGGCAGGACCAGCTGGGACAGGGCAAGGAGAACGCCCGCCGGTACCTCAAGGAGAACCCATCGGTGCGGGACGAGATCGAGCGCAAGATCCTTGACAAACTCAAGATCGGCGCCGGGGCGGAAATTGCCGAGATTGAGGCGGAGTCCGACGAGGACGCGCCGATCGACGTGGTGCCCGTCGAGTTCTGATGACGGAACGGTTCGCCCGCGTGGCACGCAGCGGCGGTGAGCTCGACGCCGAAGAGCTCCGTACGGCGATCGCCGCGGTCGAGGCCCGCCCATCCAGTTCTTCGGACTTGCCGCCACTTGCACCCGAGGCGCACGAAGCTGCGGCAACCGCCCTCCGGTTACTGCGTTATCGGCCGCGCAGTGAGCACGAACTACGGGAGCGATTGCTCGACAAGGAGCATCCTCAGGACGCGGTCGACGAGGCGCTGGACCGGGTCCGGGCGTGGGGTCTGGTGGACGATGCGGACTTCGCCGAAGAATGGGTCCGCGGTCGCCGGAAACGCCGCGGTCGCTCGCGCGGCGCCCTAGAGCGGGAACTGCGGAACAAGGGTGTGGCAGAGGTGTATATCGCCCGAGCGGTCGGCGAGATTGACGAGTCCGACGACCGCCAGCAGGCTGCCGAACTCGTGCGC contains the following coding sequences:
- a CDS encoding DNA translocase FtsK 4TM domain-containing protein encodes the protein MASTSSTRSTRAPGGRRPAPKSGAQRSTQSTGQASRGSGSRRGAVVSTPKKGTRSASRSSAPAPERTSGAFGAVGRGLRGGWSAVAKGVGHGVRGLGGGADDDKVVPPHRRDGLGLILIGMAIVFAGSVWFSAAGPVGQWIETGLRTVVGTPGALLPLLLGGWGVLVMAREPRPDVHSRWMVGTTVAALGVLGLWHLGAGSPTDPEGVRSGAGVLGRIVGGTLEAGLSVFVAGPLLVLLVAFGILVMVGRPAREIPGLVRGFFGWDGSGAIDDHDYLDPEDAWDVEATTAYPIAETTATAESERGASRRNSRRRVSTWSDTPTAGETVEMPRPSRTPAEPEAAPDPADLPQADLAPGRARPKSTPRKAEVPSEGSGAEPDTESPATTPSRAATAPARATATTSVDTAAVPQTNTPSTHTAAESDAERLDSQTQLLSGVDYALPPVTLLTAGDPPKARSESNDQMIEAIQGVLEQFKIDAAVTGFTRGPTVTRYEVELGPGVKVEKITALHRNIAYAVATDNVRLLAPIPGKSAVGIEVPNLDRELVRLADVLTDPKTASKHNPMLIGLGKDIEGDFVTADLAKMPHLLVAGSTGSGKSSFVNSMLVSLLTRATPDEVRLILIDPKMVELTPYEGIPHLITPIITQPKKAAAALAWLVEEMEQRYQDMKSTRVRHITDFNDRVKSGVITTPPGSERVYRPYPYIVAVVDELADLMMTAPRDIEDAIVRITQKARAAGIHLVLATQRPSVDVVTGLIKTNVPSRLAFATSSLTDSRVILDQAGAEKLIGMGDGLFIPMGASRPIRMQGAFITDEEIHEVVDYAKNQAEPEYDESITADKDGGKKDIDADIGDDLDDLLAAVELVVSSQFGSTSMLQRKLRVGFAKAGRLMDLMESRDIVGPSEGSKARDVLVKPEELPSVLWMIKGGTPPEEEPGDDPAELQTQAETSVG
- a CDS encoding YciI family protein, with protein sequence MPLFAVTYRYEATQTVQREANKPAHREWLVRRVEDGSIRSVGPFVDGSGALLLVEADDREAARSLVNDDPHCLRGMVSKITVREWSPVFGALS
- the pgsA gene encoding CDP-diacylglycerol--glycerol-3-phosphate 3-phosphatidyltransferase, encoding MTASTREDGRPTDQVPVLNIANILTVLRILLVPVFVVLFFVADAQEPWWRVGAFTIFAVAMFTDYVDGYLARKLGLVTDFGKIADPIADKALISAALISLSLVGELYWWITVVILVREVGITLWRLFGVDYVVAASRGGKLKTLTQTVGAGMLILPLPHWVWPVEWVVVGTAVVLTVYTGIDYLAKARQAARTGA
- a CDS encoding nicotinamide-nucleotide amidohydrolase family protein is translated as MASYDLPSPQALAAVTALRNRGWTIATAESLTAGLLAATIADVPGASAVLRGGLIVYSTHLKHDLAGVPSKVLERHGAVSAETARALALGAAQRCDADVGVGLTGVAGPEPQEGRPVGTVHVGLSVPGREPWSVTLSLAGDRSRVRHSACDAALQLIVASATGEGTR
- a CDS encoding helix-turn-helix domain-containing protein; the encoded protein is MPNIQMTTLPRPDQPGGAPLLRETLGTVLRGLRGESGRTLRDVADAARVSPGYLSEIERGRKEASSELLASISGALDVSLGEILIRAALEVSPPGTFTEPVLAA
- a CDS encoding PspA/IM30 family protein, giving the protein MANPFTKAWRYLMALFDSKIDEKADPKVQIQQAIADAQRQHQQLSQQAAAVIGNQRQLEMKLNRQLAEIEKLQGSTRQALQMSEQARQNGDAAKATEYENAAEAFAAQLVTAEQSVEDLKGLHDQSLQAAAQAKKAVEQNAMVLQQRVAERTKLLSQLEQAKMQEQVSASLQSMSELSSGGNTPSLDQVRDKIERRYANALGSAELAQNSVQGRMVEVEQASTQMAGHSRLEQIRASMQAEGGQLGSGAGNAGQLGQGQGQPQSAPSTQQQAQTEQQ
- a CDS encoding DUF3046 domain-containing protein produces the protein MTLTEFRARTAEAFGDLRADHLIRSHHLAECGGRTAHEAIDAGLSVKQVWLALCVEFDVPEQLR
- the recA gene encoding recombinase RecA — translated: MAPKTTTKSGTKTGVAQNREQALELALAQIDKAYGKGSVMRLGDDNRPPVQVIPTGALSLDVALGVGGFPRGRVVEVYGPESSGKTTVALHAVANAQAAGGIAAFIDAEHALDPEYAGKLGVDTDNLIVSQPDTGEQALEIADMLVRSGSIDILVIDSVAALVPRAEIEGEMGDSHVGLQARLMSQALRKMTGALHNTGTTAIFINQLREKIGVMFGSPETTTGGKALKFYASVRLDVRRIETLKDGADAVGNRTKVKVVKNKVAPPFKIAEFDILYGEGISREGSLIDMGVDNGFIKKSGSWFTYGQDQLGQGKENARRYLKENPSVRDEIERKILDKLKIGAGAEIAEIEAESDEDAPIDVVPVEF
- a CDS encoding regulatory protein RecX, with amino-acid sequence MTERFARVARSGGELDAEELRTAIAAVEARPSSSSDLPPLAPEAHEAAATALRLLRYRPRSEHELRERLLDKEHPQDAVDEALDRVRAWGLVDDADFAEEWVRGRRKRRGRSRGALERELRNKGVAEVYIARAVGEIDESDDRQQAAELVRGRLDRRPVRGLSEPEVHGERRRLVAFLARRGYPTGLAVKVVDTELAAHASP